In Cryptomeria japonica chromosome 10, Sugi_1.0, whole genome shotgun sequence, a genomic segment contains:
- the LOC131072588 gene encoding probable WRKY transcription factor 47 has translation MSKDRAFYSEDCHKNELVAELRRLGEENQKLKSMIHIIRGNYQGLQTQLTKKQEEYLRSFPSSLGRDLTLGTDVAEETNNEGHGHQATDHSGDSSAAHSESSQEKKSKSSMENDRLPSKKRKVNYELDQSTNGESNSYEDISLPNKKPHVATMNSDYPKVPLPKKIVTVRTRSETTTVNDGCQWRKYGQKTTRNSLWPRAYYKCAVSSCPVKKQVQRCTEDPGIVSTTYEGDHNHLLSPVAMAAMTATTNERGEGLTRGNELPFHPSIATISSMGSSPTITLDFTDNPIPASNPNQLPNPASHPIRPQVQGGSFSQFPSSLYNSNTNYSQLGFDPVASIKSDPNFAAALAAAVASSILQLGATSKG, from the exons ATGAGTAAAGATCGGGCTTTCTATTCTGAGGACTGCCACAAAAATGAG CTTGTGGCTGAATTACGACGCCTTGGCGAGGAGAACCAGAAGCTTAAGTCAATGATCCACATCATTAGGGGAAACTATCAGGGCTTGCAAACGCAACTCACGAAGAAACAG GAAGAGTATTTGAGGTCGTTTCCCAGTTCTTTAGGAAGGGATTTGACTTTGGGCACAGATGTTGCAGAGGAAACGAATAACGAAGGACATGGGCATCAGGCTACGGATCATAGCGGGGATTCTAGCGCTGCACATTCTGAAAGCTCACAAGAGAAGAAATCCAAATCGTCCATGGAAAATGATCGGCTGCCCAGTAAGAAGAGAAAAGTAAACTATGAGTTGGACCAGAGCACAAATGGTGAAAGCAATTCATATGAAGATATCTCTTTACCGAATAAGAAGCCTCACGTAGCcaccatgaattctgactatccAAAAGTGCCCCTCCCTAAGAAAATTGTAACTGTCCGCACAAGATCAGAAACAACCACG GTAAACGATGGTTGTCAATGGCGCAAATATGGACAGAAAACAACAAGGAATAGTCTTTGGCCTAGAGCTTATTACAAATGTGCGGTTTCTTCATGTCCGGTAAAAAAACAGGTACAGAGGTGCACTGAAGATCCTGGCATTGTGAGCACAACCTATGAAGGAGATCATAATCATTTGCTGAGTCCAGTTGCTATGGCGGCCATGACCGCTACTACGAATGAGCGTGGTGAAGGTCTAACTAGAGGCAATGAGCTGCCCTTTCATCCTTCCATTGCTACCATCTCCTCAATGGGTTCTTCTCCCACCATCACTCTGGACTTCACCGACAATCCTATCCCCGCTTCTAACCCTAATCAGCTGCCTAATCCTGCATCACACCCAATACGCCCACAAGTACAAGGAGGAAGCTTTTCTCAATTCCCCAGTTCTCTATATAACAGCAATACGAATTACAGTCAATTAGGATTCGATCCAGTGGCCTCCATCAAATCAGATCCCAATTTTGCTGCAGCACTGGCTGCTGCTGTAGCCAGTTCTATACTCCAATTGGGTGCAACGTCTAAGGGATAA